Proteins from a single region of Stappia sp. ES.058:
- the puhE gene encoding putative photosynthetic complex assembly protein PuhE: MLDLAIAGLVAIFVWWLATGVVMFAAWQSDRWQKWLMVGFTGVALAGCGGLYASSGMQSVTGTYLGFGSALAVWAWLEATFLFGMITGPRHSRCPGGARGLRRFRLAFLAVRDHELALLAGGAIVTLLVAGGDNHAGLWTYLLLWGMRLSAKLNIFMGAPRAASVLIPKRLRYLTSYFRTDRISWLLPVTIVLSIYPLWSLMSLALGEADTHRAVAFMLLTTFMALAVLEHIFLVLPVSDEQLWLWATRDRAASGSCDTIDLNCGDGRSPTHSTPARPAPGETRAQITTHKRGTTSWT; this comes from the coding sequence GTGCTCGATCTCGCGATAGCCGGCCTTGTGGCGATTTTTGTGTGGTGGCTTGCGACCGGTGTGGTCATGTTCGCCGCCTGGCAAAGCGATCGATGGCAGAAGTGGCTCATGGTGGGGTTCACCGGCGTGGCTCTCGCCGGTTGCGGGGGGCTTTACGCAAGTTCGGGCATGCAAAGCGTGACCGGTACCTATCTGGGGTTCGGCAGCGCGCTGGCGGTGTGGGCCTGGCTGGAAGCGACCTTCCTGTTCGGAATGATCACGGGCCCGCGTCATAGCCGCTGTCCCGGCGGGGCGCGGGGTCTGCGACGGTTCCGCCTTGCCTTTCTCGCCGTGCGCGATCACGAACTGGCCCTGCTGGCGGGAGGCGCGATCGTCACGCTTCTCGTTGCCGGCGGCGACAATCATGCTGGCCTGTGGACCTATCTCCTGCTTTGGGGAATGCGCCTGAGCGCCAAGCTCAACATCTTCATGGGTGCGCCGCGTGCCGCAAGCGTTCTCATCCCCAAGCGGCTGCGCTACCTGACGAGCTATTTTCGCACTGATCGCATCAGCTGGCTCCTGCCGGTCACGATCGTTCTCTCGATCTATCCGCTCTGGTCCCTGATGTCTCTTGCCCTGGGCGAAGCGGACACGCATCGTGCCGTTGCCTTTATGCTGCTCACGACCTTCATGGCGCTTGCCGTCCTTGAGCACATCTTTCTGGTGCTGCCCGTCTCCGACGAGCAGCTTTGGCTGTGGGCCACGCGGGACCGCGCCGCGTCAGGCTCCTGTGACACCATCGACCTCAACTGCGGCGATGGTCGCAGTCCGACCCATTCGACACCTGCCCGACCCGCCCCCGGCGAGACGCGCGCGCAAATCACAACACACAAGCGGGGGACCACCTCATGGACATGA
- the hemA gene encoding 5-aminolevulinate synthase, which yields MDMKTYFAQALDGLRDAGNYRVFADLERMAGEFPRAVRYRDDGSQHDVTVWCSNDYLGMGQHPSVTAAMKDAIDRCGAGAGGTRNISGTNHYHVALEAELAELHGKQAALIFTSGYVSNWAALGTLAARIPGCIVFSDALNHASMIEGIRHSRAEKCVWKHNSPEDLDRLLSRADPARPKLVAFESVYSMDGDIAPIAEICEVAEKHGAMTYLDEVHGVGLYGPRGGGVAEREGLMDRLTVIEGTLGKAFGVMGGYIAADRDLCDFVRSFASGFIFTTALPPALAAGATASIRHLKTSGEERRLQADRVAQLRARLDRNGIPHMPNPSHIVPVMVGNAAKCKWLSDLLLDGYGIYVQPINYPTVPEGTERLRFTPSPLHSDDDIDHLVRALNDLWSQCALSRAVA from the coding sequence ATGGACATGAAGACCTATTTCGCGCAGGCGCTGGACGGACTGCGCGATGCAGGCAACTATCGCGTGTTCGCCGACCTGGAGCGCATGGCGGGGGAGTTTCCGCGCGCGGTGCGCTATCGCGACGACGGCAGTCAGCATGATGTGACCGTGTGGTGTTCAAATGATTATCTGGGCATGGGCCAGCACCCGTCGGTGACGGCCGCCATGAAGGACGCCATTGATCGTTGCGGCGCCGGGGCTGGCGGGACGCGAAACATCTCCGGCACGAACCACTATCATGTTGCGCTCGAAGCGGAACTCGCCGAGCTGCATGGCAAGCAAGCCGCACTCATCTTCACATCCGGCTATGTGTCCAACTGGGCGGCGCTCGGGACGCTCGCCGCGCGCATTCCCGGATGCATCGTGTTTTCCGATGCGCTCAACCACGCCTCGATGATCGAGGGCATTCGCCACTCGCGGGCCGAAAAGTGTGTCTGGAAGCACAACTCGCCGGAAGATCTCGATCGCCTTCTCTCGCGTGCCGATCCGGCCAGGCCGAAACTCGTTGCCTTTGAAAGCGTCTATTCGATGGACGGGGACATCGCCCCGATCGCGGAGATCTGTGAGGTCGCCGAAAAGCACGGTGCGATGACCTATCTGGATGAGGTGCATGGCGTTGGTCTCTACGGGCCGCGCGGCGGCGGCGTGGCCGAACGCGAAGGCCTGATGGACCGCCTTACGGTAATCGAGGGTACGCTGGGCAAGGCCTTCGGCGTCATGGGCGGCTATATTGCGGCCGACCGCGATCTTTGCGATTTCGTTCGCTCTTTCGCCTCGGGCTTCATCTTTACCACCGCACTGCCGCCGGCGCTTGCGGCAGGCGCCACCGCTTCGATCCGGCACCTGAAAACAAGCGGCGAGGAGCGCCGACTTCAGGCGGATCGCGTGGCACAGTTGCGGGCAAGACTCGACCGAAACGGGATTCCGCATATGCCGAACCCGAGCCATATCGTTCCGGTCATGGTCGGCAATGCCGCGAAGTGCAAATGGCTTTCGGACTTGCTCCTCGACGGTTACGGGATCTACGTTCAGCCGATCAATTATCCGACCGTTCCGGAAGGGACGGAACGGCTACGTTTCACGCCGTCGCCGCTGCACAGCGACGACGACATCGATCATCTGGTGCGTGCGCTGAATGACCTTTGGTCCCAATGCGCCCTGTCGCGCGCGGTGGCATGA
- a CDS encoding isopentenyl-diphosphate delta-isomerase has translation MTASTDIIIPAIAGDGSLFPIEKLQAHREAVFHLAISVFVFDGTHLLIQQRAESKYHCGGLWANTCCSHPNWNETVEACASRRIGEELGISVPLERRRTVEYSADVGGGLHEHERVAMFVASVDRATLALDANPDEVMATRWVTPAGLCIEMRAHPERFTPWFKLYVERYPDLAI, from the coding sequence ATGACCGCATCGACCGACATCATCATTCCCGCGATCGCGGGGGACGGGTCCCTGTTCCCGATCGAGAAACTGCAGGCGCACCGCGAGGCGGTCTTTCATCTGGCGATATCGGTGTTCGTGTTCGACGGGACCCATCTGCTGATCCAGCAGCGGGCGGAATCGAAATACCATTGCGGCGGCCTGTGGGCGAACACCTGCTGCTCGCATCCCAACTGGAACGAGACGGTCGAGGCCTGCGCCTCGCGCCGGATCGGCGAGGAACTCGGGATCTCGGTGCCGCTGGAGCGGCGCCGCACCGTGGAATACTCCGCCGATGTCGGCGGCGGGCTGCACGAACACGAGCGGGTCGCGATGTTTGTCGCCAGTGTCGATCGCGCGACGCTCGCGCTCGACGCCAATCCGGATGAGGTGATGGCCACCCGCTGGGTCACGCCCGCCGGGCTTTGCATCGAAATGCGCGCTCATCCCGAGCGTTTCACTCCCTGGTTCAAGCTCTATGTCGAGCGCTATCCGGATCTTGCAATCTGA
- the pufC gene encoding photosynthetic reaction center cytochrome PufC: MNLWLPMAAGAGALLAVASFVGTDWDLPPVDTEQIGYRGTGMYKSRDRESEAALKAANVVPPAPWEADPEGDRAGDVYENVQVLGHLSDDQFNQFMAAITEWVAPEEGCTYCHNAENFATDDVYQKVVSRRMIQMTQAINEDWTPHVQQVGVTCYTCHRGQAIPANVWSRDTSPEPAPGMAGYRAGQNVVAKFGGGSSLPQNALEDYLLDDKTIRVHSNTALPTGTNPAGTKETENTWSLMMHMSESLGANCTTCHNSRAFNDWDQSPPQRVTAWHGIRMSRALNNDYLVGLTPIFPDSRKGPAGDVYKVSCATCHNGVQKPLYGVSMIEDYVDALSRKTQTGVPDYSTYVPGETLTLEPAPEPETTSSLAPVLPEPTRGDGVKVAVQ; the protein is encoded by the coding sequence ATGAACCTCTGGCTACCTATGGCCGCTGGAGCAGGCGCCTTGCTTGCCGTGGCGAGCTTCGTCGGCACGGACTGGGATCTTCCCCCGGTCGACACCGAGCAGATCGGCTATCGCGGAACCGGCATGTACAAATCCAGGGACCGGGAAAGCGAGGCGGCACTCAAGGCGGCGAATGTCGTCCCGCCCGCCCCCTGGGAAGCCGATCCTGAAGGCGATCGGGCCGGTGACGTCTACGAGAACGTCCAGGTTCTCGGTCACCTGTCCGATGACCAGTTCAACCAGTTCATGGCGGCGATCACCGAGTGGGTCGCCCCAGAAGAAGGTTGCACTTACTGTCACAATGCCGAGAATTTCGCCACCGACGACGTCTATCAAAAGGTCGTCTCAAGGCGAATGATCCAGATGACGCAGGCGATCAACGAGGACTGGACGCCGCATGTGCAACAGGTCGGCGTGACCTGCTACACCTGCCACCGCGGACAGGCGATCCCGGCCAATGTCTGGTCGCGCGACACCTCGCCGGAACCCGCACCCGGCATGGCCGGATACCGGGCCGGGCAGAATGTCGTCGCGAAGTTCGGCGGCGGGTCCTCGCTGCCGCAAAACGCCCTGGAGGACTATCTCCTCGACGACAAGACCATCCGCGTCCATTCCAACACCGCTCTGCCGACCGGAACCAATCCGGCCGGCACCAAGGAAACGGAAAACACCTGGTCGCTGATGATGCACATGTCTGAAAGCCTGGGCGCCAACTGCACGACTTGCCACAACTCGCGCGCCTTCAACGACTGGGACCAGAGCCCGCCGCAGCGGGTGACGGCCTGGCACGGGATCCGCATGTCGCGGGCCCTCAACAACGACTATCTGGTCGGTCTGACGCCCATATTCCCGGACAGCCGCAAGGGGCCGGCCGGCGATGTCTACAAGGTCAGCTGCGCAACCTGCCACAACGGTGTGCAGAAGCCCCTCTACGGCGTCTCGATGATCGAGGACTACGTCGACGCGCTGTCGAGAAAGACCCAGACCGGCGTGCCGGACTACAGCACCTATGTTCCGGGCGAAACGCTGACCCTGGAGCCGGCGCCGGAACCGGAGACAACCTCAAGCCTGGCACCCGTATTGCCAGAACCGACAAGGGGTGATGGCGTGAAGGTCGCGGTCCAGTAG
- the pufM gene encoding photosynthetic reaction center subunit M: MSQYQNIFTLTQVRGPLEEGIPLPAGDSPRSGRPFHLWLAGLLGNAQIGPIYLGFLGTVSIACGAIAFLIIGLNMWASVGWDPVQFVRQLFWLALEPPPAKYGLKIIPPLSEGGWWIIAGFFLTTSVLLWWVRMYRRARQLEMGTHVCWAFAAAIWLFLVLGFIRPVLMGSWAEAVPFGIFPHLDWTASFSIRYGNLYYNPFHCLSIVFLYGSVLLFAMHGATILAVTRYGGERELEQISDRGTASERAALFWRWTMGFNATMESVHRWAWWFAVLTPLTGGIGILLTGTVVDNWYLWGIKHGIVAPLPDIYPGVVDPAMTGGGQ; the protein is encoded by the coding sequence ATGTCTCAGTATCAAAACATCTTTACGCTGACGCAGGTGCGCGGCCCGCTTGAGGAAGGCATTCCGCTGCCTGCCGGGGACAGTCCCCGCAGCGGCAGGCCCTTCCACCTCTGGCTGGCCGGTCTCCTCGGCAACGCGCAGATCGGGCCGATCTACCTGGGGTTTCTCGGAACCGTCTCGATCGCCTGCGGCGCCATCGCCTTTCTCATCATCGGCCTGAACATGTGGGCATCCGTGGGCTGGGATCCGGTCCAGTTCGTCCGCCAGCTGTTCTGGCTGGCGCTCGAGCCGCCCCCTGCAAAATACGGCCTGAAGATCATTCCCCCACTCAGCGAAGGCGGCTGGTGGATCATCGCCGGCTTCTTCCTCACGACGTCCGTCCTGTTGTGGTGGGTGCGCATGTACCGCAGGGCGCGCCAGCTTGAGATGGGCACCCATGTGTGCTGGGCCTTCGCGGCGGCAATCTGGCTGTTCCTGGTGCTCGGCTTCATCCGGCCGGTGCTGATGGGCAGCTGGGCGGAAGCCGTCCCCTTCGGCATCTTTCCGCATCTCGACTGGACCGCGTCCTTCTCGATCCGTTACGGCAACCTCTACTACAACCCGTTCCACTGCCTCTCGATCGTCTTCCTCTATGGCTCGGTCCTGCTGTTCGCCATGCATGGTGCGACCATTCTGGCGGTCACCCGCTATGGCGGCGAGCGCGAGCTTGAGCAGATCAGCGACCGTGGAACGGCCTCGGAGCGCGCCGCGCTCTTCTGGCGCTGGACCATGGGCTTCAACGCCACGATGGAATCCGTTCACCGCTGGGCCTGGTGGTTCGCCGTCCTGACCCCGCTGACCGGCGGAATCGGCATCCTGCTGACCGGCACGGTCGTCGACAACTGGTACCTTTGGGGCATCAAGCACGGCATCGTCGCGCCGCTCCCCGACATCTATCCGGGCGTTGTCGACCCGGCAATGACAGGAGGCGGACAATGA